A part of Salvelinus alpinus chromosome 5, SLU_Salpinus.1, whole genome shotgun sequence genomic DNA contains:
- the psmd13 gene encoding 26S proteasome non-ATPase regulatory subunit 13, protein MKDVTGYLKTQQSMSSTPEMASEWHTLEEFYNKKLWHQLTLKLTDFVKDPCFATGDGLIQLYDNFLSDFDHRINPLSLVEIILYVARQKTDPKDAITFLEKTKEKVKSNDESVILCKTSIGALKLEINDLPATKILIEEVEETLNNLPGVTSVHGRFYDLSSKYYRIVGNHASYYKDALRYLGCVDIKDLPETEKQERAFTLGLAGLLGEGVYNFGELLMHPVLESLRSTDKQWLIDTLYAFNGGNVEKFQAYKSAWGAQPDLAANESKLMQKIQLLCVMEMTFTRPANNRQLTFHEIGQSAKIPVNEVELLVMKALSVGLIKGNIDEVDQKVQMTWVQPRVLDLQQIKGMKDRLDVWCGDVKNMAVLVEQQAHDILT, encoded by the exons ATGAAAGATGTTACCGGGTACCTCAAAACGCAACAGAGCATGAGCTCAACTCCGGAGATGGCATCGGAATGGCACACACTAGAGGAGTTTTACAACAAAAA GTTGTGGCATCAGTTGACCCTAAAGCTCACAGACTTTGTAAAAGACCCTTGCTTTGCCACAGGAGATGGCCTCATACAGCTGTACGATAACTTCCTCAGTGACTTTGACCACAG AATCAACCCCCTGTCTCTGGTGGAGATCATCCTGTATGTTGCCAGACAAAAGACAG ATCCTAAAGATGCTATCACTTTCCTTGAGAAGACTAAGGAGAAGGTGAAGAGCAACGATGAGTCGGTCATTCTGTGCAAGACATCTATTGGAGCCCTAAAACTGGAGATAAATGACCTTCCAGCCACAAAG ATATTAattgaggaggtggaggagacgCTGAATAACTTGCCGGGTGTGACGTCAGTCCACGGGCGATTCTACGACCTGTCCAGCAAATACTACCGCATCGTGGGGAACCATGCCTCTTACTACAAGGACGCTCTGCGCTACCTCGGCTGTGTCGACATCAAAGACCTGCCAG AGACAGAGAAGCAGGAGAGGGCTTTCACACTGGGTCTGGCTGGACTCTTAGGAGAAGGAGTTTACAACTTCGGAGAGCTG CTGATGCACCCAGTACTGGAGTCCCTAAGGAGCACAGACAAGCAGTGGCTGATAGACACGTTGTACGCCTTCAACGGAGGCAACGTGGAGAAGTTCCAGGCCTACAAGTCTGCCTGGGGAGCGCAG CCTGACCTGGCAGCCAATGAATCCAAACTGATGCAGAAGATTCAGCTGCTGTGTGTGATGGAG ATGACGTTCACTCGTCCCGCCAACAACAGACAGCTGACCTTCCATGAGATTGGACAGAGTGCCAAGATCCCCGTCAACGAG GTGGAGCTGCTAGTGATGAAGGCTCTGTCTGTGGGTCTGATCAAAGGAAACATTGATGAGGTGGACCAGAAGGTTCAGATGACCTGGGTGCAGCCCCGAGTACTGGACCTGCAGCAG ATCAAGGGCATGAAGGACCGGTTGGacgtctggtgtggggatgtgaaGAACATGGCTGTGTTGGTGGAACAGCAGGCCCACGATATCCTCACCTAG
- the sirt3 gene encoding NAD-dependent protein deacetylase sirtuin-3, mitochondrial, with amino-acid sequence MTYFMSSPLVHKGRLCLYHIITPSTARFIKLKHQQQRTLFLAPRQRDVHGLRPSQDRTVWWPGFRGLFCRGGVEGSKQQTLEDLIKNIRGRQYKRIIVMAGAGISTPSGIPDFRSPGSGLYDNLQQYNLPYAEAIFEINFFHHNPNPFFALAKELYPGNYQPNLAHYFVRLLHDKGQLLRMYTQNIDGLERLAGIPPEKLVEAHGSFATATCTVCLRDYKGEELRPDIMKGTVPKCPTCKGVVKPDIVFFGEELPPHYFSYLKDFPLADLLIIMGTSLEVEPFASLAGAVRDSVPRLLINRDLVGPFAWGTPRHNDVAQLGDVVGGVQMLADALGWKHQLEALMAANAKKATEKEE; translated from the exons ATGACTTATTTCATGTCCTCCCCATTGGTCCACAAGGGCAGGTTATGTCTGTATCACATTATTACACCGAGTACAGCTAGATTCATCAAACTGAAAC ATCAACAGCAAAGAACATTATTCCTTGCTCCAAGGCAAAGGGATGTCCACGGTCTACGTCCAAGCCAAGACAGGACAGTCTGGTGGCCTGGGTTTCGAGGACTGTTctgtagaggaggagtggagggctCCAAGCAGCAGACGCTAGAGGACCTCATTAAGAACATCAGAGGCAGACAGTACAAGAGGATCATAGTGATGGCCGGGGCTGGGATCAGCACACCTAGTGGTATCCCAGACTTCAG GTCGCCTGGCAGTGGTCTCTATGACAACCTCCAGCAGTATAATCTTCCTTACGCAGAAGCCATCTTCGAGATCAACTTCTTCCATCACAACCCCAACCCTTTCTTTGCTCTGGCCAAAGAGCTGTACCCAGGCAACTACCAACCCAACCTCGCACACTATTTCGTACGGCTCCTTCATGACAAGGGCCAGCTCCTCAGAATGTACACGCAGAATATCGACGGCCTGGAGAGAC TGGCAGGAATCCCCCCTGAGAAACTGGTGGAGGCACACGGCTCGTTTGCTACTGCTACCTGTACTGTGTGTCTCAGAGACTACAAGGGGGAGGAGCTACGT CCTGATATTATGAAGGGGACAGTCCCTAAGTGTCCCACTTGTAAGGGCGTGGTGAAGCCTGACATTGTCTTCTTTGGGGAGGAGCTACCTCCTCACTACTTCAGCTACCTGAAGGACTTTCCCCTGGCAGACCTCCTCATTATCATGGGTACCTCTCTGGAG GTGGAGCCCTTTGCCAGTCTGGCCGGAGCTGTGAGGGACTCTGTCCCTCGCCTGCTTATCAACAGAGACCTGGTGGGGCCCTTCGCTTGGGGGACCCCGCGACACAATGATGTGGCCCAGCTAGGGGATGTGGTCGGTGGGGTGCAGATGCTGGCTGATGCCCTGGGCTGGAAGCACCAGCTGGAGGCTCTCATGGCTGCCAATGCTAAGAAG gccacagagaaggaggaaTGA